One Chryseobacterium wanjuense genomic region harbors:
- a CDS encoding HD domain-containing protein — translation MKNLIDNTVEFVKEKLEGAEAGHDWFHIERVWKLSKKIAETEECSQEVVELAALLHDIADPKFHNGDETIALKVSREFLESQNASEEVIEKVLFIIKNISFKNREEAPKDLPIELKIVQDADRIDAIGAIGIGRTFNFGGFKNNPMYDPNVEPKLNMSKEEYKKSNGTTINHFYEKLLLLKDLMNTEKGKEIAGERHDFMLKFLDQFYKEWNVD, via the coding sequence ATGAAGAATCTGATCGACAACACAGTAGAATTTGTAAAAGAAAAATTAGAAGGCGCAGAAGCGGGGCATGATTGGTTTCATATCGAAAGAGTATGGAAACTGTCAAAGAAGATCGCGGAAACGGAAGAATGCAGTCAGGAAGTGGTAGAATTGGCGGCATTGCTGCATGATATTGCCGACCCCAAATTTCATAACGGTGATGAAACAATTGCATTGAAGGTTTCCCGTGAGTTTCTGGAAAGTCAAAACGCTTCGGAAGAGGTGATCGAAAAGGTTTTATTTATCATTAAAAATATTTCTTTTAAAAACAGGGAAGAAGCCCCGAAAGACCTTCCTATTGAGTTGAAAATCGTTCAGGATGCGGACAGAATTGACGCCATCGGAGCTATTGGAATCGGGCGAACTTTCAATTTCGGGGGCTTTAAAAACAATCCGATGTACGACCCGAATGTTGAGCCAAAACTGAATATGTCGAAGGAAGAGTACAAAAAATCCAACGGAACAACGATCAATCATTTCTACGAAAAACTGCTGTTGTTGAAGGATCTTATGAATACGGAAAAAGGAAAGGAAATCGCGGGAGAAAGACATGATTTTATGCTAAAGTTTCTAGATCAGTTTTATAAGGAGTGGAATGTTGACTAG
- a CDS encoding DUF1573 domain-containing protein has translation MKKLIAGIALFGTFALASAQTITFDQTTFDYGTIKPNSDGTRYFTVTNTGDKPLVVSNVKASCGCTTPEFKTDPIMPGKSAKIKVGYNTAINGGFNKMIEVFSNDPANSRTVIYIKGTVDANAPDPKPLTAEELKAKAKAEKKATKQAKKVAAAK, from the coding sequence ATGAAAAAATTAATTGCAGGAATTGCATTATTCGGGACATTTGCTCTAGCATCTGCACAAACTATTACTTTTGATCAAACTACATTTGATTATGGTACTATCAAGCCAAATTCTGATGGTACAAGATATTTTACGGTAACAAACACAGGTGACAAGCCTCTAGTTGTTTCTAATGTAAAGGCTTCTTGCGGATGTACAACTCCTGAATTCAAGACAGATCCTATCATGCCAGGGAAATCAGCTAAAATCAAAGTTGGATACAATACTGCCATCAACGGTGGATTCAACAAAATGATTGAGGTATTTTCTAATGACCCTGCAAACAGCAGAACTGTAATCTACATCAAAGGTACTGTAGACGCAAACGCTCCGGATCCAAAGCCATTGACTGCTGAAGAACTGAAAGCTAAAGCAAAGGCTGAGAAAAAAGCTACAAAACAAGCTAAAAAAGTAGCTGCTGCAAAGTAA
- a CDS encoding valine--tRNA ligase: protein MQISEKYNPQETEQKWYNYWLENKYFHSEPNDKPPYTVVIPPPNVTGILHMGHMLNNTIQDVLVRRARMQGFNACWIPGTDHASIATEAKVVAKLKSEGVNKSDITREEFLKHAWEWTDKYGGTILEQLKKLGCSCDWDRTRFTMEPKLSQQVIKSFVDLYNKGLIYRGYRMVNWDPEAKTNISDEEVIFKEQNGKLYFLKYKIEGSEEFLSVATTRPETIFGDTAVCINPNDERYAHLKGKKVIVPIVDRIIPIIEDEYVDIEFGTGALKITPAHDVNDYEIGQKHHLQMIDALDDDGNLNEYGLHYAGKNRFEVRKQIAKELEEKGLLLKAEDYVNKVGTSERTGAVIEPKVSVQWFLKMSEIAKPALDVVMDDEVKFYPEKFKNTYKHWMENIRDWNISRQLWWGQQIPAYYYGDGENDFVVAENIEDALALAKEKTGNSNLEISNLKQDQDALDTWFSSWLWPMSVFDGLLDPENKDINYYYPTSDLVTGPDIIFFWVARMIMGGLEYRKEVPFKNVYFTGIVRDKQRRKMSKSLGNSPDPLELMDKYGADGVRVGILLSSAAGNDLLFDEDLMLQGRNFMSKIWSAFRLINMWNHEDKPANATETQAIEWFENKLNKTIVEINDQFEKFRISDALHLIYKLIWDDFCSWYLEAIKPNYGEGISKEVYHKTVQLFEELMKLLHPFMPFLTEELWQTISERSIEDALMIAQQKKAEAFNEDIIKNFETASELISGVRNYRQTKGISPKEVVEIYTNASEFSNESVIKKLANVSAIHFGTKTDKPSFTFLVGATEVSIPLSENLDLGEEKIKTEEELKYLKGFLISVDKKLSNEKFVANAKPEVVEVERKKQKDAQDKIAILEEKLKTL, encoded by the coding sequence ATGCAGATTTCAGAAAAGTACAATCCACAGGAAACAGAACAGAAGTGGTACAATTACTGGTTGGAAAACAAATACTTCCATTCAGAGCCGAATGACAAGCCGCCTTACACTGTTGTAATTCCTCCGCCAAACGTTACGGGGATCTTACACATGGGGCATATGCTTAATAATACCATTCAGGATGTTCTGGTCCGTCGTGCAAGAATGCAGGGCTTCAATGCCTGTTGGATTCCGGGAACAGATCACGCCTCCATTGCTACGGAAGCGAAAGTTGTTGCTAAACTGAAGTCTGAAGGAGTCAATAAATCAGATATTACCCGCGAAGAATTCCTGAAACACGCTTGGGAATGGACCGACAAATACGGCGGTACGATCCTTGAGCAGTTGAAAAAGCTGGGTTGCTCTTGCGACTGGGACAGAACGCGTTTTACGATGGAGCCTAAACTTTCTCAGCAGGTAATCAAATCTTTTGTTGATCTTTACAATAAAGGTTTGATCTACAGAGGATACAGAATGGTAAACTGGGATCCGGAAGCGAAAACCAATATTTCTGATGAAGAAGTAATTTTTAAAGAACAAAACGGAAAATTATATTTCCTGAAATATAAAATCGAAGGTTCGGAAGAATTCCTTTCGGTGGCTACAACCCGTCCTGAAACGATTTTCGGAGATACTGCAGTTTGTATCAATCCTAATGATGAGAGATATGCTCATCTGAAAGGTAAAAAAGTAATCGTACCGATCGTTGACAGAATAATTCCGATCATTGAAGACGAATATGTTGACATCGAGTTCGGAACGGGAGCTTTGAAAATTACCCCTGCTCATGACGTAAACGACTACGAGATCGGACAAAAACACCATCTTCAAATGATTGATGCTTTGGATGATGACGGTAATTTGAACGAGTACGGGTTACATTACGCAGGAAAAAACAGATTTGAAGTAAGAAAGCAGATAGCGAAAGAATTAGAGGAAAAAGGTCTTTTGTTAAAGGCAGAGGATTACGTAAATAAAGTAGGAACTTCAGAAAGAACAGGTGCGGTTATCGAGCCTAAAGTTTCTGTTCAGTGGTTCCTGAAAATGTCTGAAATTGCAAAACCTGCTTTGGATGTTGTAATGGATGATGAGGTGAAATTCTATCCTGAAAAGTTTAAAAACACCTACAAACACTGGATGGAAAACATCCGCGACTGGAATATTTCCCGCCAGCTTTGGTGGGGGCAGCAAATTCCTGCGTACTATTATGGTGACGGAGAAAATGACTTTGTAGTTGCAGAAAACATCGAAGACGCTTTAGCTTTAGCTAAGGAAAAAACCGGAAACTCGAATCTCGAAATCTCGAATCTAAAACAAGACCAGGACGCTCTCGACACATGGTTCTCATCATGGTTGTGGCCAATGTCAGTTTTCGACGGTCTGCTTGATCCTGAAAATAAGGATATTAATTATTATTATCCGACTTCTGACTTGGTAACAGGTCCGGATATTATTTTCTTCTGGGTAGCGAGAATGATCATGGGCGGATTGGAGTACAGAAAAGAAGTTCCGTTCAAAAATGTTTATTTTACAGGGATTGTAAGGGATAAGCAGAGAAGAAAGATGTCAAAATCTTTAGGAAACTCACCGGATCCATTGGAATTGATGGATAAATATGGTGCAGATGGCGTTCGTGTAGGAATTTTATTAAGTTCTGCCGCAGGAAATGACCTTCTTTTTGATGAAGACTTAATGCTTCAGGGAAGAAATTTCATGTCAAAAATTTGGAGTGCTTTCCGATTGATCAACATGTGGAATCATGAGGATAAACCTGCAAATGCTACAGAAACACAGGCAATCGAATGGTTTGAAAATAAATTAAATAAAACGATTGTTGAAATTAATGATCAGTTTGAAAAATTCAGAATTTCTGATGCTTTACATTTGATTTATAAATTAATCTGGGATGATTTCTGTTCTTGGTATCTTGAAGCGATTAAACCAAACTATGGAGAAGGAATTTCTAAAGAAGTTTATCATAAAACAGTTCAGCTTTTTGAAGAATTAATGAAGCTTCTTCATCCGTTTATGCCTTTCTTAACAGAGGAATTGTGGCAGACGATTTCAGAAAGAAGCATTGAAGACGCGTTAATGATTGCTCAGCAGAAAAAAGCAGAAGCATTTAATGAAGATATTATTAAGAACTTCGAAACTGCATCCGAATTGATTTCAGGAGTTAGAAACTACCGCCAGACGAAAGGAATTTCTCCAAAAGAAGTAGTAGAAATTTATACTAATGCTTCAGAATTTTCAAACGAATCGGTTATTAAAAAATTAGCCAACGTTTCAGCAATTCATTTTGGAACAAAAACAGATAAACCAAGCTTTACATTCTTAGTGGGTGCAACGGAAGTTTCAATTCCATTAAGTGAAAACTTAGATTTAGGAGAAGAAAAAATCAAAACGGAAGAAGAATTAAAATATTTAAAAGGATTCTTAATTTCTGTAGATAAAAAGCTTTCCAATGAAAAGTTTGTTGCTAATGCAAAACCTGAAGTTGTAGAAGTTGAGCGTAAAAAACAAAAAGATGCGCAAGATAAAATTGCAATTCTGGAAGAGAAATTAAAAACTTTATAA
- a CDS encoding DUF4241 domain-containing protein, giving the protein MTHIENIKKLFSKSFVENPLLESFEVGKIYLSSGKLVACDPLITNDMKPFSTEFPKGDFSVLLHKERESNCVAYAEIVFSNAEISDWKMATTEGQDVKDLAEEEVFGYPVESGMGCFMDVETQNSLNELEQRLYHSKGVDFMGIYEEFFHDYFFDENGAIDQYAFLKPAEEKPGTIFGFETGYGEGFYASYIAFDKNNVPVKIITEFIEIS; this is encoded by the coding sequence ATGACACACATAGAAAACATAAAAAAACTATTCTCAAAAAGCTTCGTAGAAAATCCTTTGTTGGAGAGCTTCGAGGTGGGGAAAATTTATCTTTCCAGTGGAAAGCTTGTTGCCTGTGATCCGTTGATTACGAATGACATGAAACCCTTCAGTACAGAATTTCCCAAAGGTGATTTTTCTGTTTTGCTGCATAAAGAAAGAGAAAGTAATTGTGTTGCGTATGCAGAAATTGTTTTCAGTAATGCTGAAATTTCAGATTGGAAAATGGCTACGACAGAAGGACAGGACGTAAAAGATCTTGCAGAAGAGGAAGTTTTCGGATATCCTGTAGAAAGCGGAATGGGATGCTTTATGGATGTAGAAACCCAGAATAGCCTGAATGAATTGGAACAAAGATTGTATCATAGCAAAGGAGTAGATTTTATGGGGATTTATGAAGAATTTTTCCATGATTATTTTTTTGATGAAAATGGTGCGATCGATCAATATGCATTTTTGAAACCGGCAGAAGAAAAGCCCGGAACTATTTTTGGTTTTGAAACAGGATATGGAGAAGGTTTTTATGCAAGCTATATAGCTTTTGATAAAAATAATGTGCCGGTGAAAATTATTACAGAATTTATCGAAATTAGTTAA
- a CDS encoding DUF72 domain-containing protein produces the protein MKFGQVEDPSKIDFTLPKDHPRTKEILSQNKKGLENISIGCAKWNKTDLKGFYPKGTKDELTYYGTQFNSIELNATFYGMPTPEQVQTWKEKTPENFKFFPKITNTVSHFRRLLNIDDVVTQFATAVLNFDEKLGMVFLQLHDNFKPKDYERLEKFVKNWPKEVPLAIELRNTEWFTDEDILNTTCELFEAHNITNIIVDTAGRRDMLHMRLTTPNVFIRYVGANAESDYERLDDWLKHLKQWKKEGLQNLYFFVHQNIEKASPLLSAYFIKKMNDEWKTDLLIPKMATENTGTLF, from the coding sequence ATGAAATTCGGACAAGTAGAAGATCCTTCCAAAATAGATTTCACATTACCAAAAGATCATCCAAGAACAAAGGAAATTTTAAGCCAGAATAAAAAAGGTTTAGAAAATATTTCTATCGGATGTGCAAAATGGAACAAAACCGATCTGAAAGGGTTTTATCCGAAAGGTACCAAAGACGAATTGACATATTACGGAACCCAGTTCAATTCCATTGAATTAAACGCTACTTTCTACGGAATGCCGACTCCGGAACAGGTACAGACCTGGAAAGAAAAAACTCCGGAAAATTTTAAGTTTTTCCCTAAAATCACCAACACCGTTTCACATTTCAGAAGACTTTTGAATATTGATGACGTTGTGACTCAGTTTGCCACTGCCGTTTTGAATTTTGATGAAAAACTAGGCATGGTTTTCTTACAGCTTCACGATAATTTTAAACCAAAAGATTATGAAAGATTAGAAAAATTCGTAAAAAACTGGCCAAAAGAAGTTCCACTGGCAATTGAATTAAGAAATACCGAATGGTTTACCGATGAAGACATTTTAAACACAACCTGCGAACTTTTCGAAGCTCATAATATCACGAATATCATCGTGGATACGGCGGGAAGAAGAGATATGCTTCATATGCGTCTTACCACACCGAATGTCTTTATCCGTTACGTAGGAGCCAATGCAGAAAGCGATTACGAAAGACTTGATGACTGGCTGAAACATCTTAAACAATGGAAAAAAGAAGGGCTGCAGAATCTGTATTTCTTTGTCCATCAAAACATTGAAAAGGCATCACCCCTACTTTCTGCTTATTTTATCAAAAAAATGAATGATGAGTGGAAAACTGACCTCTTAATTCCCAAAATGGCAACCGAAAATACAGGAACACTTTTTTAG
- a CDS encoding PPK2 family polyphosphate kinase: MDTNFSDDFLVKGKFSIKKTSTQYEGKLTKEQGTQLLIQEKEKLRELQEKLYADGSKSLLVVLQAMDAAGKDSLIEHVFGGVNPQGCNVTSFKTPSSKEYLHDFLWRHYVALPHKGMIGIFNRSHYENVLVCKVHPEYNLSEKTWKSVKDFDNTFWENRYESIRNFEKHLSENGTTIVKIFLNVSKAEQKQRLLDRIDEQEKNWKFSAADLPERALFDKYMECYETAINETSKAHAPWYVLPADDKWFARVAAIQIIIDTLEKMNLAYPKLSNEDRTELQEAKKHLESE, from the coding sequence ATGGACACCAATTTCTCAGATGATTTTTTAGTCAAAGGAAAATTTTCGATAAAAAAAACTTCAACCCAATATGAAGGAAAACTTACTAAAGAACAAGGAACACAATTATTAATCCAGGAAAAAGAAAAACTTCGCGAACTGCAGGAAAAACTGTATGCCGACGGAAGCAAATCACTTCTCGTTGTGCTTCAGGCAATGGATGCAGCCGGAAAAGACAGCCTCATTGAGCATGTTTTCGGTGGGGTGAATCCGCAGGGTTGTAATGTAACGAGTTTTAAAACACCAAGTTCTAAAGAATATTTGCACGATTTCCTGTGGAGACATTACGTGGCACTGCCTCATAAAGGAATGATCGGGATCTTCAACCGTTCGCATTACGAAAATGTGTTGGTGTGTAAGGTACATCCTGAATATAATTTAAGTGAAAAAACATGGAAATCCGTAAAAGATTTTGACAATACATTCTGGGAAAACCGCTACGAAAGCATCCGGAATTTTGAAAAACACCTTTCTGAAAACGGAACTACCATCGTAAAAATATTTTTAAACGTTTCCAAAGCCGAACAAAAACAAAGACTTCTCGACCGCATCGATGAACAGGAAAAAAACTGGAAATTCTCCGCAGCCGACCTTCCGGAAAGAGCTTTATTCGATAAATATATGGAGTGCTACGAAACGGCTATCAACGAAACCTCAAAGGCTCATGCTCCATGGTATGTGCTTCCGGCAGATGACAAATGGTTTGCAAGGGTCGCTGCAATACAGATCATTATTGATACTTTAGAAAAAATGAATCTGGCCTATCCAAAACTTTCGAATGAGGACAGAACGGAATTGCAGGAAGCGAAAAAGCATTTGGAAAGTGAATAA
- a CDS encoding alpha/beta hydrolase family protein, with amino-acid sequence MEKLRLITQDSVAVVGHLFLPEKSNQKLLLINSATGVKQQVYFSFAKYFAEQGFTVITYDYRGIGLSKPEKMSGFQASMRIWGSEDYKAVTDYIKINFNDYQKYCLGHSVGALILGMNEDSAMFDEFIFVGTQNAFVGNLKFRTQIEAYLGFGIAQPLTTGLLGYFPAHWFGLGESLPKNCAYDWRTLILNKKSTNGLLEKINDYSKELTQKVFVIRAEDDIWLTEKGVKSLLNDTYPNLKPTYRLIKTSESEKGEIGHVNFFRSYNKKLWNIILNELI; translated from the coding sequence ATGGAAAAGTTAAGGCTTATTACCCAGGATTCCGTTGCTGTTGTTGGTCATCTCTTTTTGCCCGAAAAAAGCAATCAGAAGCTTTTGCTTATCAATTCGGCAACAGGCGTGAAACAACAGGTGTATTTCTCTTTTGCCAAGTATTTTGCTGAACAGGGATTTACGGTGATCACTTACGATTATCGCGGAATAGGGCTTTCAAAACCCGAAAAAATGAGCGGATTTCAGGCATCCATGAGAATTTGGGGTTCGGAAGATTATAAAGCTGTTACGGATTATATTAAAATTAATTTTAATGATTATCAGAAATATTGCCTCGGTCATTCCGTTGGTGCCCTGATTTTGGGAATGAATGAAGATTCTGCAATGTTTGACGAGTTTATTTTTGTAGGAACGCAGAATGCTTTTGTCGGCAATTTGAAATTCCGGACACAGATTGAGGCCTATCTCGGTTTTGGAATCGCCCAGCCTTTAACTACCGGATTGCTAGGCTATTTTCCGGCACATTGGTTTGGTCTTGGAGAAAGTCTTCCAAAAAATTGCGCATATGACTGGAGAACCTTAATTTTAAACAAGAAATCAACCAACGGTTTGTTGGAAAAAATTAATGATTATTCAAAAGAATTAACACAGAAAGTATTCGTTATCCGGGCTGAAGATGATATTTGGTTAACTGAAAAAGGGGTGAAAAGTCTGTTGAACGATACCTATCCGAATCTTAAACCTACTTACAGATTAATAAAAACTTCCGAGTCGGAAAAAGGAGAAATCGGACACGTTAATTTTTTCAGGAGTTATAATAAAAAGCTCTGGAACATTATTTTAAATGAATTGATATAA
- a CDS encoding ribokinase, protein MNFSSEQPKIIVVGSSSIDLVLETEKVPCPNETVIARNSESYFGGKGANQAVGAARLGASVYFIGCVGMDPLGQQIMRNMVGENVNVGFVFETDQEATGTAYVTTSDGNAAIVVVPAANNYLSIEHVEAADKYFHTADLVLLQLEVSMKVIEYTIKKAKKYGKKVGLYASPAQRLYDDILDNIDFMIVKSSELHIVFGEDQREEILKKYFNKVFVRDDINSTVYFDGTEMKYCRNDKDKTVYKMGMGDAFTSGFAVALCHGNPIEECVKFGNEVSARVSGKKGSQTGLPRISDFFS, encoded by the coding sequence ATGAATTTCTCATCAGAACAGCCGAAAATCATCGTTGTAGGAAGCTCATCCATAGACCTGGTTCTTGAAACAGAAAAAGTTCCGTGTCCTAACGAAACCGTTATTGCCCGCAATTCCGAAAGCTATTTTGGAGGAAAAGGGGCCAATCAGGCAGTGGGAGCAGCCAGACTCGGAGCCAGTGTATATTTCATAGGCTGCGTAGGTATGGATCCTCTTGGCCAGCAGATCATGAGAAATATGGTTGGCGAAAACGTAAACGTAGGATTTGTTTTCGAAACAGATCAGGAAGCTACAGGTACAGCGTATGTAACGACTTCCGACGGTAATGCGGCTATTGTAGTCGTGCCTGCAGCCAATAATTATCTGAGTATCGAACACGTAGAAGCGGCCGACAAATACTTTCACACGGCAGATCTAGTTCTTCTTCAGTTGGAAGTTTCTATGAAAGTGATCGAATATACCATCAAAAAGGCTAAAAAATATGGCAAAAAAGTTGGTTTATACGCTTCACCCGCACAACGTCTGTATGATGATATATTAGACAATATCGATTTTATGATCGTGAAAAGCAGCGAACTGCATATTGTTTTTGGGGAAGACCAGAGAGAAGAGATTCTTAAAAAATATTTCAACAAAGTTTTTGTGAGGGACGATATCAATTCTACCGTTTATTTTGACGGAACAGAAATGAAATACTGTAGAAACGATAAAGATAAAACCGTTTACAAAATGGGAATGGGAGACGCCTTCACATCTGGGTTTGCTGTAGCTTTATGCCATGGAAATCCTATCGAAGAATGCGTAAAGTTCGGAAATGAAGTTTCTGCAAGGGTTTCTGGTAAAAAAGGATCTCAGACAGGCCTGCCGAGAATTTCAGATTTCTTCTCATAA